The following DNA comes from Gemmatimonadota bacterium.
CAATTGCACACCTAAGTTACCGCCGCCAACAATGCAGACCGCTATGGTGCCCCAGATACCGGCGAACAGGTGAGCCGGTATCGCCCCCACCACATCGTCCAGTTTGATTTTTTCCAGAAGCTTGATTCCGGCAGTACACACAACTGCGCCAATAGCACCAATAATGACCGACCAGTAATGAGCAACAATATCAGGTCCAGCGGTAATCGAGACCAGACCGGCGATTGCGCCATTCAGCCCTGCAAACAAATCTATGCGTCCCAAAATAGGTCGAGAAACTAAAAGAGCTGCCATAACACCGGCTGCGGCCGCCAGATTGGTATTGACCAGTACATGACTCATCGCGACCGCGTCAAGCGCGCTTCCCAATGCCAGTTGAGATCCGCCATTAAAGCCAAACCAGCCGAGCCACAGGATGAAGACGCCCAGCGTCACCACAAGAATATTGGATGGTGGCGTGGATTTAACCGTACCATCGCTGCGGAATTTGCCGAGCCTCGGTCCGACGACTATCGCACCCGCAAGAGCTGCCCAACCACCGGTGCTATGCACGATGGTCGAACCAGCAAAATCCTTGAAACCCATCGCACTCAGCCATCCCTCGCCCCATGTCCACGCACCGACGATGGGATAGATAATCGCTGTCAGCACCAGAATAAAAAGGAAAAAAGACCACAGCTTGACTCGTTCGGCCAGGGCTCCAGAGACAATGGAAGCAGTGGTCGCAACAAAGACCATCTGGAAAAACCAGTCCGACATAGTGGAATAGCCGTTCTTAACTACTGCCGCCGTTGCGGCCGCCTTTGCAGCATCATTTTCTGCCGCCAGCAGAGCAAGTTCATCACCAGACGGTCCGTATAAGAATTTAAATGACCCAATCACATTCCCCACATCGACGTACATGAGGTTATAGCCGATGAAATAGTAGGCAAGCCCGGCAATGGAATAGATGCCAATATTCTTCAGGCAGATCATGGAGGCATTCTTGGTGCGCACAGAGCCGGACTCGAGCATGGTAAATCCCGCGCACATCCACATTATCAGCGCGCCCCAAATAAGGAATGAGAATGTATTGAAGACAAACAGAGTTTCTTCGTCAACTGCCGCATACGCGGCAGTTGTAGCGCACGCAAGGAACCCGAGCACCGCAAGTGGTTTTCCCACCAGATTAGTGAACCGGTGCTGAATAAAGGCTTTCAAGAACATTTGCATGACTGCTCCTCCCATAGTGATGAGACAGTGCCTCCACCCCTTCTATCTAGCTACCTCTTCGGTCGTCACCGCGGGCGGCACCAAAGGCAATTCAACTATCATCTCGGTGAATTCACCGGGATCGGATACAACCCGGATATTTCCCCCGTGTTCG
Coding sequences within:
- a CDS encoding ammonium transporter, which produces MQMFLKAFIQHRFTNLVGKPLAVLGFLACATTAAYAAVDEETLFVFNTFSFLIWGALIMWMCAGFTMLESGSVRTKNASMICLKNIGIYSIAGLAYYFIGYNLMYVDVGNVIGSFKFLYGPSGDELALLAAENDAAKAAATAAVVKNGYSTMSDWFFQMVFVATTASIVSGALAERVKLWSFFLFILVLTAIIYPIVGAWTWGEGWLSAMGFKDFAGSTIVHSTGGWAALAGAIVVGPRLGKFRSDGTVKSTPPSNILVVTLGVFILWLGWFGFNGGSQLALGSALDAVAMSHVLVNTNLAAAAGVMAALLVSRPILGRIDLFAGLNGAIAGLVSITAGPDIVAHYWSVIIGAIGAVVCTAGIKLLEKIKLDDVVGAIPAHLFAGIWGTIAVCIVGGGNLGVQLIGIVAIGAFVFVTSWVLWRVIAMTLSARVSRQVEQLGQDVGELGIDAYPEFVLMPEEDDEE